A part of Strix aluco isolate bStrAlu1 chromosome 21, bStrAlu1.hap1, whole genome shotgun sequence genomic DNA contains:
- the AATK gene encoding serine/threonine-protein kinase LMTK1 isoform X4, whose amino-acid sequence MGRLAAAAAMSAAFLSPSLAFSSHFDPDGTPLSELSWSSSLAVVAVSFSGLFTFIFLMLACLCCKKGDIGFKEFENAEGDDYVTELSAQGSPAPQHGPEVYVLPLTKVSLPMAKQPGRSVQLLKSADLGRQSLLYLKEIGHGWFGKVFLGEVNSGISSTQVVVKELKASASVQDQMQFLEEAQPYRALQHTNLLQCLAQCAEVTPYLLVMEFCPLGDLKGYLRSCRGAEAMAPDPLTLQRMACEVACGVLHLHRNNYIHSDLALRNCLLTADLTVKIGDYGLSHCKYKTLHTWQDDYFVTADQLWVPLRWIAPELIDEVHGNLLIVDQTKSSNIWSLGVTIWELFELGSQPYDHYSDRQVLAYAIKEQQLKLPKPQLKLSLSERWYEVMQFCWLQPEQRPTAEEVHLLLSYLCAKGATEAEEEFEKRWNSMKPNGSASASHHGPELSSFPLLEHFSADGFPSDGDDILTVMETSHGLNFEYKWEHTKTEHFQAPLGSLSPSSAARYHDLYYPATTAGRLSLGVSPSCYECKPAGCPGLPAPGVVPILGAHSPSLGSEYYIRIEGPGEGSAELDYAMCAYSPAGERGSPRPPSCWRAQGARSGSAYDSDSSPTVSLSMEPLLGHAPAGEGSWECAEYYPYPCPGQEPRGYEPSPSHGAEGYLLEDEPTQPGSQDWPVPTFQPSIFTDPLGVSPSVNCAYSPRGYGEPRAAPLGGRQSGARPDCVTLELGEDSPPGAPRPQALSPPAQQHPWASNSSSNNNICSGSPASREPPAGDSWCYRRMITFRGLMAKPLGTVPRGQPQLGGSPPGHDFRRLRQDQPPSMAGGSSSPCRSPSPRRQAWHSRDSSTSGGSQAAALAGSPGTPWGPGTAPPAGTGAQHDARPDESAEGSSPAHSPLPLAAAAPGTGEAAPMAGATTPNPGPPAEPGIDSAQPAPEASEAPAPGEATAESSTCAAGDVERTPDKTFSSASFPSAEEGSDEDTAELTSGVFTDFSGDYIERAEAAPAFKSLQKQVGTPDSLESLDIPSTASSCEVFSPTAFAPTGQPKALDSGYDTENNESPEFVLKEPHEPREPEAFSQLGKPPPGLPGGEGEGSAPETRLSTSLGAELHSLAEKNPYRDSAYFSDYDAEAERGPKDEEDSDGSRTPEAEEGPRSPAQDLGRAPGLGEDPLHPPGAPGSPLAAPGIAVPADTPVVESLVGDWQGAKAGTSPAAPMAQAPGTERPAGTGLVPGSSPHPDGDVCPLGSASPKTFLLTPVPASPGESAAIGATCVPEGVPGLGGAAAGGEQTVPPALGLGEPGLGTGMGDAPGGPSTLLPGSESPPGLSPLPSARELRPAAPERREEPEEEEEDTEDSDESDEELRCYNIQEQSEESEEEPAAVPIVVAESQSGRNLRSLLKMPSLLSEAFCEDLERKKKAVSFYDDVTIYLFDQESPTRELAEQSFPDPPQPSEQPPAADSPPSPADRLGASDDSSDGNASEESGGFEWDDDFPLMPVKPSLMASLTGTPAEPDPAVPALVPVQKQVLPIQFSRFTVSPAPVSRFSITHVSDSDMDSIGGSSEDGDRE is encoded by the exons ATGGgccgcctcgccgccgccgctgccatGTCGGCCGCTTTCCTCAGCCCCAGCCTCGCCTTCAGCTCCCACTTCGACCCCG ACGGCACCCCCCTTAGCGAGCTCTCCTGGTCCTCCTCACTGGCCGTGGTGGCCGTTTCCTTCTCGGGGCTCTtcaccttcatcttcctcatgTTGGCCTGCCTGTGCTGCAAGAAGGGGGACATCGGCTTCAAG GAGTTTGAGAACGCCGAGGGGGACGACTACGTGACGGAGCTCTCGGCCCAGGGCTCGCCTGCCCCCCAACATGGCCCCGAGGTCTACGTCCTGCCCCTCACCAAGGTCTCCCTGCCCATGGCCAAGCAGCCAGGGCGCTCAG TGCAGCTCCTCAAATCGGCGGACCTGGGGCGGCAGAGTCTGCTCTACCTGAAGGAGATCGGGCACGGCTGGTTCGGCAAG GTGTTCCTGGGGGAGGTGAACTCGGGCATCAGCAGCACCCAGGTGGTGGTGAAGGAGCTGAAGGCCAGCGCCAGCGTGCAGGACCAGATGCAGTTCCTGGAGGAGGCGCAGCCCTACAG GGCCCTCCAGCACACCAACCTGCTGCAGTGCCTGGCCCAGTGCGCCGAGGTCACCCCGTACCTGCTGGTGATGGAGTTCTGCCCGCTG GGTGACCTGAAGGGGTACCTGCGGAGCTGCCGGGGGGCCGAGGCCATGGCCCCAGACCCGCTGACGCTGCAGAGGATGGCGTGCGAGGTGGCCTGCGGCGTCCTGCACCTCCACAGGAACAACTACATCCACAG CGACCTGGCCCTGCGGAACTGCCTGCTCACCGCCGACCTGACCGTCAAGATTGGAGACTACGGGCTCTCGCACTGCAAGTACAAA ACCCTGCATACTTGGCAGGACGACTACTTCGTGACGGCCGACCAGCTGTGGGTGCCGCTGCGCTGGATCGCGCCCGAGCTCATCGACGAAGTGCACGGCAACCTGCTCATCGTGGACCAGACCAAGTCCAGCAACATCTG GTCGCTGGGCGTCACCATCTGGGAGCTGTTTGAGCTGGGCAGCCAGCCCTACGACCACTACTCCGACCGGCAAGTGCTGGCCTACGCCATCAAGGAGCAGCAGCTCAAGCTGCCCAAGCCCCAGCTGAAGCTCTCGCTGTCGGAGCGCTG GTACGAGGTGATGCAGTTCTGCTGGCTGCAGCCGGAGCAGCGCCCGACGGCGGAGGAGGTGCACCTCCTGCTCTCCTACCTCTGCGCCAAAGGGGCCACGGAGGCCGAGGAGGAGTTTGAGAAGCGCTGGAACTCCATGAAACCCAACGGCAGCGCCAGCGCCAGCCACCACGGCCCCGAGCTCTCCTCCTTCCCGCTGCTGGAGCACTTCTCGGCTGACGGCTTCCCCTCGGACGGCGACGACATCCTCACCGTTATGGAGACCAGCCACGGCCTCAATTTCGAGTACAAGTGGGAGCACACCAAGACCGAGCACTTCCAGGCACCCCTGGGGTCCCTCAGCCCCAGCAGTGCCGCCCGCTACCATGACCTCTACTACCCAGCCACAACCGCGGGGCGCCTGAGCTTGGGGGTCTCACCCTCCTGCTACGAGTGCAAGCCCGCGGGCTGCCCCGGCCTGCCGGCCCCCGGCGTGGTGCCCATCCTGGGTGCCCACAGCCCCTCTCTCGGCAGCGAGTACTACATCCGCATCGAGGGGCCCGGGGAGGGCAGCGCCGAGCTGGATTACGCCATGTGCGCCTACAGTCCCGCGGGCGAGCGGGGGTCCCCGCGCCCCCCGTCCTGCTGGAGAGCCCAGGGTGCCCGGAGCGGCAGCGCCTACGACTCCGACAGCAGTCCCACCGTCTCCCTCAGCATGGAGCCACTGCTGGGCCATGCGCCAGCGGGCGAGGGCTCCTGGGAGTGCGCCGAGTACTACCCCTACCCCTGCCCCGGCCAGGAGCCGCGGGGCTACGAGCCGTCCCCCAGCCATGGGGCCGAGGGGTACCTGCTGGAGGACGAGCCCACCCAGCCGGGCAGCCAGGACTGGCCCGTCCCCACCTTCCAGCCCAGCATCTTCACTGACCCCCTCGGCGTCTCCCCGTCGGTGAACTGCGCCTACAGCCCCCGGGGGTAtggggagccgcgggcagcccccCTGGGCGGGCGGCAGAGCGGGGCCCGGCCAGACTGCGTGACGCTGGAGCTGGGCGAGGACagcccccccggtgccccccgcccgCAGGCGCTGAGCCCCCCGGCTCAGCAGCATCCCTGGGCCTCCAACAGCTCGTCCAACAACAACATCTGCAGTGGCAGCCCCGCGTCCCGCGAGCCCCCGGCCGGCGACAGCTGGTGCTACCGCCGCATGATCACCTTCCGGGGGCTGATGGCCAAGCCTCTGGGCACCGTGCCACGCGGCCAGCCCCAGCTCGGGGGGTCCCCTCCAGGCCACGACTTCCGCCGTCTGCGGCAGGATCAGCCCCCCAGCATGGCCGGCGGCTCCTCCTCCCCGTGCCGCTCGCCCTCCCCGCGACGCCAGGCCTGGCACAGCCGTGACTCATCAACCTCCGGCGGCTCGCAGGCAGCAGCgctggctggcagccccggcacgcCGTGGGGCCCCGGCACGGCCCCACCAGCTGGAACGGGGGCCCAGCACGATGCCCGCCCGGATGAGAGCGCggaggggagcagccctgcccacagcccgCTGCCCCTCGCTGCAGCGGCACCGGGGACGGGGGAGGCCGCCCCCATGGCTGGCGCCACCACCCCGAACCCCGGCCCCCCCGCCGAGCCTGGCATAGACAGTGCCCAGCCCGCGCCCGAGGCCTCCGAGGCGCCGGCGCCCGGGGAAGCTACTGCTGAGAGCAGCACGTGTGCTGCCGGCGACGTGGAGCGGACGCCGGACAAGACCTTCTCCAGCGCCAGCTTCCCCAGCGCGGAGGAGGGGAGCGACGAGGACACGGCGGAGCTGACCTCCGGTGTCTTCACCGACTTCTCCGGGGACTACATAGAGCGGGCAGAGGCGGCCCCAGCGTTCAAGTCCCTGCAGAAGCAGGTGGGGACACCAGACTCCCTGGAGTCGCTGGACATCCCCTCCACGGCCAGCTCCTGCGAGGTGTTCAGCCCCACCGCCTTCGCGCCCACTGGCCAGCCCAAAGCCCTCGACAGCGGCTACGACACTGAGAACAACGAGTCCCCCGAGTTCGTCCTCAAAGAACCCCACGAGCCCCGAGAGCCGGAGGCCTTCAGCCAGCTGGGGAaaccccccccggggctgccggggggcgAGGGTGAGGGTTCGGCCCCCGAAACACGGCTCTCCACCTCCCTTGGGGCCGAGCTGCACAGCCTGGCGGAGAAGAACCCCTACCGCGACTCTGCCTACTTCTCTGACTACGACGCTGAGGCCGAGCGCGGCCCCAAGGATGAGGAGGACAGCGACGGGTCCcggacccccgaggcagaggagGGTCCCCGGTCCCCTGCGCAGGACCTCGGGCGAGCCCCTGGGCTGGGAGAGGACCCGCTGCACCCCCCAGGGGCACCCGGCAGCCCCCTGGCAGCGCCTGGCATTGCGGTGCCAGCGGACACACCGGTGGTGGAGAGTTTGGTGGGGGACTGGCAGGGGGCAAAGGCCGGGACCTCCCCGGCCGCCCCCATGGCGCAGGCGCCTGGCACTGAGCGACCCGCTGGCACGGGGCTGGTGCCGGGCAGCTCCCCGCACCCCGACGGCGACGTCTGTCCCCTGGGCTCTGCGTCACCCAAGACTTTCTTATTGACCCCGGTGCCAGCGAGCCCCGGGGAGTCGGCAGCCATCGGCGCCACCTGCGTCCCCGAGGGTGTCCCTGGACTTGGGGGAGCCGCAGCTGGGGGCGAACAGACTGTGCCCCCTGCGCTGGGGCTTGGGGAACCGGGGCTGGGGACTGGGATGGGCGACGCGCCGGGGGGTCCCAGCACGCTGCTACCAGGGAGTGAGTCACCCCCGGGCCTCTCCCCACTCCCGTCTGCCCGGGAGCTGCGGCCGGCCGCCCCCGAGCGCCGTGAggagccggaggaggaggaggaggacacgGAAGACAGCGACGAGTCGGACGAAGAACTGCGCTGCTACAACATCCAGGAGCAAAGCGAGGAGAGCGAGGAGGAGCCGGCGGCTGTGCCCATCGTGGTGGCCGAGAGCCAGAGCGGCAGGAACCTGCGCAGCCTCCTCAAGATGCCCAGCCTGCTCTCTGAGGCCTTCTGCGAGGACCTGGAGCGCAAGAAGAAGGCCGTCTCCTTCTACGATGACGTTACCATCTACCTCTTCGACCAG GAAAGCCCCACGCGGGAGCTGGCTGAGCAAAGCTTcccagaccccccccagccctcggagcagccccccgccgccgacagcccccccagccccgcggaCAGGCTCGGCGCCTCGGACGACTCCTCGGACGGCAACGCCTCGGAAGAGA GTGGCGGCTTCGAGTGGGACGACGACTTCCCGCTGATGCCGGTGAAGCCGTCCCTGATGGCCTCGCTGACGGGGACGCCGGCGGAGCCTGACCCGGCCGTGCCCGCGCTGGTGCCGGTGCAGAAGCAGGTGCTGCCCATCCAGTTCTCCCGCTTCACCGTCTCGCCCGCTCCGGTCTCCCGGTTCTCCATCACCCACGTCTCCGACTCGGACATGGACTCCATAGGAG GCAGCAGCGAAGACGGCGACCGGGAATGA
- the AATK gene encoding serine/threonine-protein kinase LMTK1 isoform X1, which yields MGRLAAAAAMSAAFLSPSLAFSSHFDPDGTPLSELSWSSSLAVVAVSFSGLFTFIFLMLACLCCKKGDIGFKEFENAEGDDYVTELSAQGSPAPQHGPEVYVLPLTKVSLPMAKQPGRSVQLLKSADLGRQSLLYLKEIGHGWFGKVFLGEVNSGISSTQVVVKELKASASVQDQMQFLEEAQPYRALQHTNLLQCLAQCAEVTPYLLVMEFCPLGDLKGYLRSCRGAEAMAPDPLTLQRMACEVACGVLHLHRNNYIHSDLALRNCLLTADLTVKIGDYGLSHCKYKTLHTWQDDYFVTADQLWVPLRWIAPELIDEVHGNLLIVDQTKSSNIWSLGVTIWELFELGSQPYDHYSDRQVLAYAIKEQQLKLPKPQLKLSLSERWYEVMQFCWLQPEQRPTAEEVHLLLSYLCAKGATEAEEEFEKRWNSMKPNGSASASHHGPELSSFPLLEHFSADGFPSDGDDILTVMETSHGLNFEYKWEHTKTEHFQAPLGSLSPSSAARYHDLYYPATTAGRLSLGVSPSCYECKPAGCPGLPAPGVVPILGAHSPSLGSEYYIRIEGPGEGSAELDYAMCAYSPAGERGSPRPPSCWRAQGARSGSAYDSDSSPTVSLSMEPLLGHAPAGEGSWECAEYYPYPCPGQEPRGYEPSPSHGAEGYLLEDEPTQPGSQDWPVPTFQPSIFTDPLGVSPSVNCAYSPRGYGEPRAAPLGGRQSGARPDCVTLELGEDSPPGAPRPQALSPPAQQHPWASNSSSNNNICSGSPASREPPAGDSWCYRRMITFRGLMAKPLGTVPRGQPQLGGSPPGHDFRRLRQDQPPSMAGGSSSPCRSPSPRRQAWHSRDSSTSGGSQAAALAGSPGTPWGPGTAPPAGTGAQHDARPDESAEGSSPAHSPLPLAAAAPGTGEAAPMAGATTPNPGPPAEPGIDSAQPAPEASEAPAPGEATAESSTCAAGDVERTPDKTFSSASFPSAEEGSDEDTAELTSGVFTDFSGDYIERAEAAPAFKSLQKQVGTPDSLESLDIPSTASSCEVFSPTAFAPTGQPKALDSGYDTENNESPEFVLKEPHEPREPEAFSQLGKPPPGLPGGEGEGSAPETRLSTSLGAELHSLAEKNPYRDSAYFSDYDAEAERGPKDEEDSDGSRTPEAEEGPRSPAQDLGRAPGLGEDPLHPPGAPGSPLAAPGIAVPADTPVVESLVGDWQGAKAGTSPAAPMAQAPGTERPAGTGLVPGSSPHPDGDVCPLGSASPKTFLLTPVPASPGESAAIGATCVPEGVPGLGGAAAGGEQTVPPALGLGEPGLGTGMGDAPGGPSTLLPGSESPPGLSPLPSARELRPAAPERREEPEEEEEDTEDSDESDEELRCYNIQEQSEESEEEPAAVPIVVAESQSGRNLRSLLKMPSLLSEAFCEDLERKKKAVSFYDDVTIYLFDQESPTRELAEQSFPDPPQPSEQPPAADSPPSPADRLGASDDSSDGNASEETPSLRVTGGGFEWDDDFPLMPVKPSLMASLTGTPAEPDPAVPALVPVQKQVLPIQFSRFTVSPAPVSRFSITHVSDSDMDSIGGSSEDGDRE from the exons ATGGgccgcctcgccgccgccgctgccatGTCGGCCGCTTTCCTCAGCCCCAGCCTCGCCTTCAGCTCCCACTTCGACCCCG ACGGCACCCCCCTTAGCGAGCTCTCCTGGTCCTCCTCACTGGCCGTGGTGGCCGTTTCCTTCTCGGGGCTCTtcaccttcatcttcctcatgTTGGCCTGCCTGTGCTGCAAGAAGGGGGACATCGGCTTCAAG GAGTTTGAGAACGCCGAGGGGGACGACTACGTGACGGAGCTCTCGGCCCAGGGCTCGCCTGCCCCCCAACATGGCCCCGAGGTCTACGTCCTGCCCCTCACCAAGGTCTCCCTGCCCATGGCCAAGCAGCCAGGGCGCTCAG TGCAGCTCCTCAAATCGGCGGACCTGGGGCGGCAGAGTCTGCTCTACCTGAAGGAGATCGGGCACGGCTGGTTCGGCAAG GTGTTCCTGGGGGAGGTGAACTCGGGCATCAGCAGCACCCAGGTGGTGGTGAAGGAGCTGAAGGCCAGCGCCAGCGTGCAGGACCAGATGCAGTTCCTGGAGGAGGCGCAGCCCTACAG GGCCCTCCAGCACACCAACCTGCTGCAGTGCCTGGCCCAGTGCGCCGAGGTCACCCCGTACCTGCTGGTGATGGAGTTCTGCCCGCTG GGTGACCTGAAGGGGTACCTGCGGAGCTGCCGGGGGGCCGAGGCCATGGCCCCAGACCCGCTGACGCTGCAGAGGATGGCGTGCGAGGTGGCCTGCGGCGTCCTGCACCTCCACAGGAACAACTACATCCACAG CGACCTGGCCCTGCGGAACTGCCTGCTCACCGCCGACCTGACCGTCAAGATTGGAGACTACGGGCTCTCGCACTGCAAGTACAAA ACCCTGCATACTTGGCAGGACGACTACTTCGTGACGGCCGACCAGCTGTGGGTGCCGCTGCGCTGGATCGCGCCCGAGCTCATCGACGAAGTGCACGGCAACCTGCTCATCGTGGACCAGACCAAGTCCAGCAACATCTG GTCGCTGGGCGTCACCATCTGGGAGCTGTTTGAGCTGGGCAGCCAGCCCTACGACCACTACTCCGACCGGCAAGTGCTGGCCTACGCCATCAAGGAGCAGCAGCTCAAGCTGCCCAAGCCCCAGCTGAAGCTCTCGCTGTCGGAGCGCTG GTACGAGGTGATGCAGTTCTGCTGGCTGCAGCCGGAGCAGCGCCCGACGGCGGAGGAGGTGCACCTCCTGCTCTCCTACCTCTGCGCCAAAGGGGCCACGGAGGCCGAGGAGGAGTTTGAGAAGCGCTGGAACTCCATGAAACCCAACGGCAGCGCCAGCGCCAGCCACCACGGCCCCGAGCTCTCCTCCTTCCCGCTGCTGGAGCACTTCTCGGCTGACGGCTTCCCCTCGGACGGCGACGACATCCTCACCGTTATGGAGACCAGCCACGGCCTCAATTTCGAGTACAAGTGGGAGCACACCAAGACCGAGCACTTCCAGGCACCCCTGGGGTCCCTCAGCCCCAGCAGTGCCGCCCGCTACCATGACCTCTACTACCCAGCCACAACCGCGGGGCGCCTGAGCTTGGGGGTCTCACCCTCCTGCTACGAGTGCAAGCCCGCGGGCTGCCCCGGCCTGCCGGCCCCCGGCGTGGTGCCCATCCTGGGTGCCCACAGCCCCTCTCTCGGCAGCGAGTACTACATCCGCATCGAGGGGCCCGGGGAGGGCAGCGCCGAGCTGGATTACGCCATGTGCGCCTACAGTCCCGCGGGCGAGCGGGGGTCCCCGCGCCCCCCGTCCTGCTGGAGAGCCCAGGGTGCCCGGAGCGGCAGCGCCTACGACTCCGACAGCAGTCCCACCGTCTCCCTCAGCATGGAGCCACTGCTGGGCCATGCGCCAGCGGGCGAGGGCTCCTGGGAGTGCGCCGAGTACTACCCCTACCCCTGCCCCGGCCAGGAGCCGCGGGGCTACGAGCCGTCCCCCAGCCATGGGGCCGAGGGGTACCTGCTGGAGGACGAGCCCACCCAGCCGGGCAGCCAGGACTGGCCCGTCCCCACCTTCCAGCCCAGCATCTTCACTGACCCCCTCGGCGTCTCCCCGTCGGTGAACTGCGCCTACAGCCCCCGGGGGTAtggggagccgcgggcagcccccCTGGGCGGGCGGCAGAGCGGGGCCCGGCCAGACTGCGTGACGCTGGAGCTGGGCGAGGACagcccccccggtgccccccgcccgCAGGCGCTGAGCCCCCCGGCTCAGCAGCATCCCTGGGCCTCCAACAGCTCGTCCAACAACAACATCTGCAGTGGCAGCCCCGCGTCCCGCGAGCCCCCGGCCGGCGACAGCTGGTGCTACCGCCGCATGATCACCTTCCGGGGGCTGATGGCCAAGCCTCTGGGCACCGTGCCACGCGGCCAGCCCCAGCTCGGGGGGTCCCCTCCAGGCCACGACTTCCGCCGTCTGCGGCAGGATCAGCCCCCCAGCATGGCCGGCGGCTCCTCCTCCCCGTGCCGCTCGCCCTCCCCGCGACGCCAGGCCTGGCACAGCCGTGACTCATCAACCTCCGGCGGCTCGCAGGCAGCAGCgctggctggcagccccggcacgcCGTGGGGCCCCGGCACGGCCCCACCAGCTGGAACGGGGGCCCAGCACGATGCCCGCCCGGATGAGAGCGCggaggggagcagccctgcccacagcccgCTGCCCCTCGCTGCAGCGGCACCGGGGACGGGGGAGGCCGCCCCCATGGCTGGCGCCACCACCCCGAACCCCGGCCCCCCCGCCGAGCCTGGCATAGACAGTGCCCAGCCCGCGCCCGAGGCCTCCGAGGCGCCGGCGCCCGGGGAAGCTACTGCTGAGAGCAGCACGTGTGCTGCCGGCGACGTGGAGCGGACGCCGGACAAGACCTTCTCCAGCGCCAGCTTCCCCAGCGCGGAGGAGGGGAGCGACGAGGACACGGCGGAGCTGACCTCCGGTGTCTTCACCGACTTCTCCGGGGACTACATAGAGCGGGCAGAGGCGGCCCCAGCGTTCAAGTCCCTGCAGAAGCAGGTGGGGACACCAGACTCCCTGGAGTCGCTGGACATCCCCTCCACGGCCAGCTCCTGCGAGGTGTTCAGCCCCACCGCCTTCGCGCCCACTGGCCAGCCCAAAGCCCTCGACAGCGGCTACGACACTGAGAACAACGAGTCCCCCGAGTTCGTCCTCAAAGAACCCCACGAGCCCCGAGAGCCGGAGGCCTTCAGCCAGCTGGGGAaaccccccccggggctgccggggggcgAGGGTGAGGGTTCGGCCCCCGAAACACGGCTCTCCACCTCCCTTGGGGCCGAGCTGCACAGCCTGGCGGAGAAGAACCCCTACCGCGACTCTGCCTACTTCTCTGACTACGACGCTGAGGCCGAGCGCGGCCCCAAGGATGAGGAGGACAGCGACGGGTCCcggacccccgaggcagaggagGGTCCCCGGTCCCCTGCGCAGGACCTCGGGCGAGCCCCTGGGCTGGGAGAGGACCCGCTGCACCCCCCAGGGGCACCCGGCAGCCCCCTGGCAGCGCCTGGCATTGCGGTGCCAGCGGACACACCGGTGGTGGAGAGTTTGGTGGGGGACTGGCAGGGGGCAAAGGCCGGGACCTCCCCGGCCGCCCCCATGGCGCAGGCGCCTGGCACTGAGCGACCCGCTGGCACGGGGCTGGTGCCGGGCAGCTCCCCGCACCCCGACGGCGACGTCTGTCCCCTGGGCTCTGCGTCACCCAAGACTTTCTTATTGACCCCGGTGCCAGCGAGCCCCGGGGAGTCGGCAGCCATCGGCGCCACCTGCGTCCCCGAGGGTGTCCCTGGACTTGGGGGAGCCGCAGCTGGGGGCGAACAGACTGTGCCCCCTGCGCTGGGGCTTGGGGAACCGGGGCTGGGGACTGGGATGGGCGACGCGCCGGGGGGTCCCAGCACGCTGCTACCAGGGAGTGAGTCACCCCCGGGCCTCTCCCCACTCCCGTCTGCCCGGGAGCTGCGGCCGGCCGCCCCCGAGCGCCGTGAggagccggaggaggaggaggaggacacgGAAGACAGCGACGAGTCGGACGAAGAACTGCGCTGCTACAACATCCAGGAGCAAAGCGAGGAGAGCGAGGAGGAGCCGGCGGCTGTGCCCATCGTGGTGGCCGAGAGCCAGAGCGGCAGGAACCTGCGCAGCCTCCTCAAGATGCCCAGCCTGCTCTCTGAGGCCTTCTGCGAGGACCTGGAGCGCAAGAAGAAGGCCGTCTCCTTCTACGATGACGTTACCATCTACCTCTTCGACCAG GAAAGCCCCACGCGGGAGCTGGCTGAGCAAAGCTTcccagaccccccccagccctcggagcagccccccgccgccgacagcccccccagccccgcggaCAGGCTCGGCGCCTCGGACGACTCCTCGGACGGCAACGCCTCGGAAGAGA CCCCTTCGCTCCGTGTCACAGGTGGCGGCTTCGAGTGGGACGACGACTTCCCGCTGATGCCGGTGAAGCCGTCCCTGATGGCCTCGCTGACGGGGACGCCGGCGGAGCCTGACCCGGCCGTGCCCGCGCTGGTGCCGGTGCAGAAGCAGGTGCTGCCCATCCAGTTCTCCCGCTTCACCGTCTCGCCCGCTCCGGTCTCCCGGTTCTCCATCACCCACGTCTCCGACTCGGACATGGACTCCATAGGAG GCAGCAGCGAAGACGGCGACCGGGAATGA